ACCGGACCGGGTCGCACGACGAAGACGAGCGGTCGACCGCGACGGGACCTCGACGTGGCTGACTCGCCCGACCGCCGCGAGCGCCTGCTGTGGACGGTCGCGATCTTCGCCTTCGTCACGACCGACGCCGTCGGCTTCCAGCTCAGAGGCGCCCTGCTGCCCAGCATCGAGGACAGCTTCGAGGTCTCCCAGGCGCTGCTCGGGCTCGTCGCCACCGCGGGTACGCTGGGTTTCGTCGCCTCGGTGCTGGTCGTCGGACTGGTCGCCGGCCGCATCGACATCTATCGCGCCCTGCTCGGCAGCGCCGCCGTCGTCGCCGTCGGCGCCGTTCTGACGGGGATCGCGCCGGTCTTCCTCGTTTTCCTCGCGGCGCTCTTCCTCCGCGGAGTCGCCACGGGACCGTTCCGCGCGCTCGACCGCGCAGTGTTGGGCCACCTCTACCCCGACGGCCGCGCCCGCATTTTCAACCGCTACGCGCTCGTCTGGGCGGCCGGCGCCGCCGCGGGGCCGCTTGTCGTCACCGCGGCGCTGGCGGCCGGGAACTGGCGGTTCGCCTACGGCGTCGTCGCCGTCGGCTTCGCCCTTTCGGTGGTGTTGCTCGCCCGGCTGGACCTGCCCGAGTCCGTCGCGGCCGAGCGCGAACTCACTCTCGACGACCTCCGGGAAGTCCTCCGCAAGCCCGCCGTCGCCGGAACGGTCGGCGTGCTCGTGTTCAACGGCGGCATCGAGGGGACCCTGTTCACCTGGCTCCCCTACTTCGCCGGCCGGCAACTGCCCGCCGCGGAGGCCAACCTCGTCCTCTCGGTCTTCCTCGCGGCGTACGTCCCCGGCCGGCTGGCCTACAGCTACCTCGCCGACCGCACCGGCCGCACGCTCGATATCGTGCTCGTGACGCTGACGCTCACGATGCCCGCCCTGCTGGCGACGATTTACCTCGCCAGCGGGCGCTGGCTGTTCGTCGCCGTCTTCGCGCTCGGGCTGGTGATCTCGGCGACGTTCCCGACGCTGTCGGCGTTCGGCATGAACGCCGCTCCGGAGTACAGCGGACCGGTCAACGCACTCACCACGAGCGCGGGGTACGTCGGCATCGCGCTCGTGCCGCCGCTGGTCGGACTGCTGGCCGAGCAGGTCGGCCTGCGGACGGCGCTCGGAATATTGCCCGTCCTGCTGGCGGCGATGCTCGTCGTGGCCGGGGTGACGCGCGTGTACCAGGCTCGGCGCGGCGCGCCGACGTGAGCGGACCGTCCGGTGGGACACCCCAGACGACCCCGCGATAGAGCCCCGAAGACTGATACAGGCCCGTTGCATACGCCCGATCGATGCTGCTGGTCCTGTGCGTGGACCTCGACGACGACCTCGGTCGCAAGACGGGCGTCGAGACGCCGGTGGTCGGCCGCGACGCCGTCGAGGCCGCGGCCGTCGAGCTGGCGACCGCCGACCCCGAGGACAGCGACGTGAACGTCCTCTTCGAGGGGCTGCACGTCGCCGACCGGATCACCGACGAGTCCGTCGAAGTCGCGGCGGTCACGGGCGTCGACGGCAGCGACGTGGCCGCCAACCGCGTCGTCGGCGAGGAACTCGACGAGGTGCTCGCCGGCCTCGTCACCGGCGAGGACGTGCGCGCGGTGGTCGTCACCGACGGCGCCCAGGACGAGTCGGTGCTGCCGGTCATCCGCTCGCGGGTGCCCATCGACGGCGTCCAGCGGGTCGTCGTCCGCCAGGCCCAGGATCTGGAGTCGATGTACTACACGATCAAGCAGGTGCTCGACGACCCCGAGACCCGCGGGACGATCCTCATCCCCATGGGCATCCTGTTGCTCATCTACCCGCTGTCGCTGTTGGCCGAGCGTCTGGACATGCCCGGTGCCGTCTTCGGCGTCACGTCGGCGCTGATCGGTTTCTACCTGCTGTCGCGAGGGCTGGCACTGGGCGAGCGGCTGGACTCGTTCGTCGACCGGATCCGCGAGGGGCTGTACGCCGGCCGCGTCTCGCTGGTGACGTACTTCGTCGCCGGGCTGCTGTTGATGATCGGCGGGTTCACCGGCGTCCAGACGGTCCAGAACCTCCAG
This DNA window, taken from Halosimplex litoreum, encodes the following:
- a CDS encoding DUF373 family protein, with translation MLLVLCVDLDDDLGRKTGVETPVVGRDAVEAAAVELATADPEDSDVNVLFEGLHVADRITDESVEVAAVTGVDGSDVAANRVVGEELDEVLAGLVTGEDVRAVVVTDGAQDESVLPVIRSRVPIDGVQRVVVRQAQDLESMYYTIKQVLDDPETRGTILIPMGILLLIYPLSLLAERLDMPGAVFGVTSALIGFYLLSRGLALGERLDSFVDRIREGLYAGRVSLVTYFVAGLLLMIGGFTGVQTVQNLQAGAADALTVIDVIAAMVYGSLRWFAAAGVTSSFGRVVDGYIDGEFEWRHLNAPVYVLAIAFILHGVTSFVLAYGDLSYLAFTLTGATLLGLASTFAFALAESRFGGRARPT
- a CDS encoding MFS transporter yields the protein MADSPDRRERLLWTVAIFAFVTTDAVGFQLRGALLPSIEDSFEVSQALLGLVATAGTLGFVASVLVVGLVAGRIDIYRALLGSAAVVAVGAVLTGIAPVFLVFLAALFLRGVATGPFRALDRAVLGHLYPDGRARIFNRYALVWAAGAAAGPLVVTAALAAGNWRFAYGVVAVGFALSVVLLARLDLPESVAAERELTLDDLREVLRKPAVAGTVGVLVFNGGIEGTLFTWLPYFAGRQLPAAEANLVLSVFLAAYVPGRLAYSYLADRTGRTLDIVLVTLTLTMPALLATIYLASGRWLFVAVFALGLVISATFPTLSAFGMNAAPEYSGPVNALTTSAGYVGIALVPPLVGLLAEQVGLRTALGILPVLLAAMLVVAGVTRVYQARRGAPT